The genomic window GATCGCGATGATCCTCGGCCAGGCGCTCGGCAGCTACGAGCAATGGGGCCGGGTGAATGCGGGCGACGCGGCCCCCGTCGCCGGCCTCTGGGAGCCCGTCTCGATGGAGGTCGATGGTAAGGAGCCGGACGAAAGCGACCCCATGAGGTGGCGGTCCCTCGATTTCAGCAGCCGGAGGATCCTCCGGCTGGCCGGCCCGAAGCCGCCGAACCTCGGCTATTCGGTCACCTGGGAGCCGGCCGCGAGGACGTTCACCCTCACGAGGTTCAACCGGCCCGAATGGTCGGCCACTTTCCACTACAGCTCCCCCGAGGCCGACCGGCTCGAGCTCGAAGGCTCCATGGACGGCAAGGCCATCCGCGCGACGCTCCGCCGCGCGGCCGAGAAGGAACACGAGCTGACGAGCCGAGGGTTCCACTGGATCCAGGAGATGCCTTACAACCGCTGACGCCAGCCGGGGCCGGCCCACCGCGGGCCTCGGATCGCGGTCCTTGACCACACCGATAGCTTCGTCGATCCTGGTGGGGCATGCCCGGGGGCGCCAGGTCCCGGCCGAGATCCGCTCGCCCCGAACCCCCGCGGGACCGCCCATGCCCCGATTCACCATCAAGCGGCTCATGCTCGCCGTCGCCGGGATCGGCGTCGCCCTCGGCCTGGTCCAGGCCTACCCCTTCGTCGCGATCGCGGCCTTCTACGCCGTGCTGCTGGCCGGGGCGTCGTGGCTCCCAGCCCGCGCCCGCCCGCGGATCGCCCGGTGGGGCTTCCTCGCCGCGGCGACCTGGCTCAACGCGTCGATGCTGGTCTTCTTCGCGTACCAGCCGGTCCTCCACAACTCGATCTACCTGTTCGCCTCGTCCCTGATCTTCTTGCCGATCGTCCCGGGGCTCGGCATGGCCTGGGCGGCGGGCGGGCAGGGGCGGGTGCGATGGACGCGAGCGGCGATCGTGGCGTGCGCCTGCGGCCTCGCCTTCTCGATGATCGCGACGCACTGGCCCCTCCGCCTCGCCTTCGGCCTGTCCTCCCCGGCCCTGAACCGACTGGCCGACCGCGTCGAAGCCGGGGGCGCGATCGCCCCCGGCGAGCGCGCGGGCCTCTACCGGGTCTTCGGGACGACGGCCCTGACCGGGGATACGGCGATCATCATCGACCCCGACCCGGGCGGGATCTCCGCCTTCGTCCGGCGGCCGGGCCCCGCGCGGGGGTCGAGCCGGGACTGGCTCGACGACGGCCCGGGCGGGCGCTGGTGGTTCCTCGACCAGGATTGACGCGTCCTCGGCTACCCATTCCCGTACATCGCGTCGAGGTGGCCGTGGGCGTAGGCCAGGCCCGGCGGCATGTCCATCCCGTCCGCGACCACCTCGATGTAGCTCACCGACTCGCCCGCGGCGGCCCTCGCCAGCACGGATCGCCCGGGGCGTTCGCGGAATCCATCGGGGCGTTCGTCCGATCCGAGGGCCTGATGCCCGTGGGCTAGTCCGCGAGGCGACGGCCCCCGAAGGATTCCTCCTCCTCACGCGTCACGCGAGCCGGAGCGAATCCCGCTCCGGCTACCCTCCGTCGCCACGCTCCTCGCCCAGGATGGCGGGGGCGTCGATGCGCCCAAGGCAGCGGTTGAAGGTGGCGAGCGTCGCGAGCAGCAGGGCCAGGGCGATGCCGCCGTGGGCGACCGCCCAGAAGAGGGTCCAGATCGTCTGGCTCGCGAACTCGTAGGGCAGGCCCTTGCCGTCGAGCAGCCCGCTGTAGAAGAAGACGCCCACGAGGGGGCTGCCCGCCGCGACGCCGAGGCCGGCGTCCCCCGGGCCCTCCCCGAAGGCGGACAGGGCGAACGCGATCCAGGCGATGCTCAGGAACACGTAGACGCCGACCGTCAGCGCCGAGGCCTGGCCGACCCTCGGGAGCCAGGTCGCCAGGGCCAGCCCCAGGCTCGTGATCGACGCGCCATAGGCCAGGATCAGGGCCGCCAGCGGAACGACGGCCCAGGACCTCCCCGTGCCGTAGGACGATGCCAAGCCGACCGCCGCGGGCAGGATCAGGAGCGGCGGCACGGACCGGAATGCGCCCCACCACTTGCCCCAGACGATCGCCCGGGTCGGCAGCGGCGAGGCCATGAGCACGTCCAGGCTCCCCCGAAAGCGTTCCTCGGCGAGGCTCGTCGCGGCCGAGATGCAGAGCAGCAGCAGGCCGGCCGCCACCTGGAGGCCGTTGACGACGGGGCCGAGGCGAAGAACCGGCGGCATCCCTCGCGCCATCTCCGCGATCGCGTACGCGCTGAAGCCGCCGCAGAGCAGGGCATAGATGCCCCGCACCGCGAGGTCCCACCGCGACGGACGCCGCCGCCGGCATTCGCGCCAGAGCACCGGGTTGCGGTCGAGCGACGGCCCCGGCCACGCCCGCCGCGTCAGGCGTTCCAGCCGAGACGCGCCGGGGATGGAGCCCCAGGATCGCCGCGACGCCCACGCCCGTCGACCGGCCGCCCGATCCCCCCGGCCGAGGTGCCGGATCGCGACGGGCCGGATCCGCCACGTCGCCAGCCCGATCAGGAGCGCCGAGGCCCCCAGGCCCAGCCCGAAGAACGCGGCCTGCGTGCCGATCGTCACCGGCGCCGTAGGCAGCGACGGACCGTCGACCGACGCCAGCACCAGGAAGATCGGGTTGTACCGCATCACCTCCCAGAACGACGGCAGCCAGGGCCCGAGCCACGACGCCGGGAGCGTCGCCCGGACGCACCACCAGATCGGCGCGGCCAGCAGGTAGACGATGCCGAAGGCGTAGGTCGCCATCAGCACCTCGTGAGCCTTGCCCCCCCAGACCGACAGCGTGAGCGCCAGCGAGCAGCCGAAGACCGCGCAGGCGAGCACCACGAGCAGCCCGCCGACGATCCCGATCGGGTCCACGCCGCCGAGCAGCGTCTCCATCACCAGGACGGGGGCGGCGCACAGGATCACCCCGAGCACCGGGACGAGCCGGGCCGCGAGCTTCCCCAGGACGATCTCCGCGTCGCGCAGCTCGGTGGCCATCAGCAGGGCGAGGTTCCCGCTCGCCTTGTCCTGGCAGACCGCCCCGGCCGTCGCCGCCGGCGCCGCCAGCCCGACCAGGCCCAGCAGCAGGATCGCCGTCCTCTGGTATGCCGCGTTCCCCGCCCGCGCCTGCTGGCGGATCGTCGGCTCCTGCCCGGGCCCCTCCGGCGCCTCCAGCCAGGCCGGCGCCATCGCCCCGAACAGCAGCATGACCGTCACCGACCGCAACGCGTACCCCTGCCATCGCCTCGACGCCATCCGCCACTCCGTCGCGGCCATCGGCCCCGGCCCCACGCGCCCAGACATGCCCCGACCTCCCGCTCGATGGCCTCGACGGAAAGCTCCCCGATCCTCAGGCTTTCCCGCCCCAAGCCCCCCGGATCATGCAGTTGTCCGGGCAGATCGACCCTCGCCGGTCTCAAACTTTGCGTCACAAAGCATGGCGACCACATGGCCCGATGTCAAGCGTGATGACTCTCGCAACGCGAGCGGCCCCGAGAGGACAACGGGAGAAAGGCGCAGGTCGCCCGACGTGGCAGACGGCTCCGTCCGCCGATCGGGCGGGCCGCGGACGGCACGCGACCGGGATGCGCCTTGGTCCCGGCAGGTGCCCGAGGGTACGCGACTCAGGCCCCCGTCAGGCCCTTCGTCACCTCGTCCAGGATCTCCGACGAGAGTTCCGGGTCGCTCACGACCCGGGACATGGTGAGCGCGCCGATCATCGTCGAAGCCGCGACCAGGGCCCGACGCCTGGCGTCCTTGCCGGGGGACCTGGCCGCGAGGAGGTCGACCAGCCGCTCGAAGCCCGCCGTGGCCGCATCCCGCGTCTTCGCGTCCGTCCGGGAGAGCTCGCTGCCGATCGCCGACAACGGGCATCCCGAGGCCGGGTTGTCCCGGTGCGGCGCGGAGAGGTAGGCCGCCACGGCCGCGCCGGCCGTCGGCTGCGACTCCATCCGGCCGATCATCTCCTCCGACGCGTCGGCGAACGCCTCGGCGACGAGCTGGTCCTTGGAGTCGAAGTGCTTGTAGAAGCCCCCGTGCGTCATCCCCGCCGCCCTCATCAGGTCCGCCAGCCCCGTGGCCACGACACCCTTCTCGCGGAACTCGCGCGCCGCCGCCTTCACGATCCGCCCCCGAGACTCCGGCGCCGCCTCCCTCGATTTCCGCATCGGCCCGCCTCCGCCCCGGATTTAGATTTCGTTTAACATCCAAAATCTTCACTTCCATGATTTGGATATCAAGCAACATCTAATAGTCGCTCCAAGGAGACTTCCAGATGAGCGCGGGCAAGGTGCTGCAATGGAGCGGGAAGGGTGCGGGCCGCGCCAACACCTTCCTCTTCCAGAATCTCCGGGAGGTCGCGATCGACCACCAGGACGGCATCTTCGCCGGCACCAACGACCTGGTTGAAAAGCTCGGCGGCAGCCCCCCGACGTCGCTCGAGGCCTTCATCCAGAAGCACCGCGCAGCCTTCGAGTGATCATGCACCTCACCCCGGGAGATCGGCCATGTCCGGATCGCTTTCGACATCCCTGCTGATCGGGACGACGGCCACCGTGGCGGCCCTCCTGCCCCTCGGCCTCGCGAGGGCGGCGCGAAAGGGCGGGCTGCCGCGCTCCCTGGCGCCGGCCGTCGCGGCGGGGATGATCCTGTGGCTGACGGTCGCGGCGCTGCTGGCGGAGAGCGGGGCCCTCTCCGCCTGGGCGGCCGTGCCGCCGCGGTGGCCGCTGCTCCCCCTGACCGCCCTGGCGACGCTCCTCACCCTCGGCCTTCGCCCGGCGTCGCGGCGGCTCATCGCCGGGGTACCGCCGTGGCAGCCCGTGGCGCTCCAGGCCTTCCGAGTCGGCGTCGAGCTCGCATTCTGGCGGCTCCACGCTGAGGGCGTCGCGCCCATCCAGGTCACCTTCGAGGGCCGCAACCTCGACGCACTCGTCGGCCTCACGGCCCCGGTGATGGCCGCCGGGATCGCCTCCGGTCGGATCGGCCCTAGGCTCACGATCGCCTGGAACCTGTTCGGCCTGGCGCTGCTCGCCAACGCCATCGCGACCGTCGCCACCTCCGCCCCCGGCCCGATCCGCCTGGACTGGCCGGGCAGCCCCTTCGTCGCCATCGCCACCTGGCCGGTCGTCTGGATCCCCGCCTTCCTGGCGCCGGTCGGCATCTTCCTCCACGTCCTCTCGATCCGCCAGTCGATCGCCCGCCCGGGACGCTCCAGGATCAGTCCGGAGACGATCTGACGCGAGCTTGCGGCGGGCCGGCGGCCGCGAGGTCGCATCCGGAGGGAGGCCCGCTCAGCCGGAGCCGGGCGGCTGGTACTTCCGGAAGGGCTTGAGCCAGCGTTCGAGGTCCTGGCCGGACTCGGCGCTCAGGTCGCAGTACAGCTCGGCACGAGGGCCGAAGAGCTTCACCTCGCCGCATTCCAGGCAGACGAGGATGTAGGTCGTGGCGCCGTCCGACCTCCATTCGATGCAATAGTCCGGATCGTAGCCGCCGCATTTCTTCGCCGCGCGACGGCGCTGGAACGACCGCTCGGCCGTGAGGACCGAGGCGAGGCGATCGGCGACCTCGCCCTTCAGCTCGAGTCGGTCGTCGTAGAAGAGGTAGCCCTGGAGCCGGACCGTCCTGTTCCGGCTCGCCTCGACCTCGCGCAGCTGCGGCTCCCAGAACTCGCTGGGTAGCCCCGGATAGACCGCGATCGCCTCCGGCTTCCGGAGGCCTTCCAGGACGGACTTCAGCCTCTTGAAGTCCGTGCTGACCTCCTTCGGGGGCTCGGCCTGCGGCACGGGGGCCGCGGGCCGCGAGCATCCCGCGAGCAGGACGACGGCCAGGAAGGACCAGCGCCGCCCCATGGATCAATATTCCCCTACGATCTGCCCGTCGTTCCGGACCGACAGCTTGTTCAGGACCTCCATGGGGGTGGAGCTCTTCAGCACCGCGACATGCCCATCCGAGAACGTGAACATGCAAATCCCCGGGTGGTCGCTGCCGAACCGGCAATGCCAGGGCCCGCTCAGGTCGTCGGGCCCCTGGCCCAGGCTGAACCTCGGGAAGCCGGCGAGCCGGTTGTAGTTCCGGGGGAAGTCGCCGTTGAAGATCGCCCCGTCGCCCCAGGAGAAGCCGCTCTGGCCGTACTTGCTGCGGGGCACGTGCTTCTCGCCGGCGAGGAACGTGTTGCTCGTCCCGTCGGTCATGTCGCGCAGCCGCGTACGGGACTTCGTCTCGGCGATCTGGCCGGTGTCCGCCTGCTTGGAATCCGCCTGGCAGATGGCGCCGCTGCAGAGGGGGTCGTCCACGATCGGCCCGGAGTACTGGCCCCCGTTGGCGGCGTAGTCGCCCAGGCTGCCGGGATGCTCCAGCGTGTCGGGGAGCCCGGTGCTGGAGACCTCATACTGGGTGCTCAGCATGGGGGACCGCCTCGACGGGCAGTAGAACGTCTCCAGCTGCGTGACCTGCGTCGTGGTCCCCTGGAGGTAGTACGTGTTGACCAGGTTCCAGGAGTTGTACAGGTTGTTCTGCTCGAGGTAGGGGAGGATCTGGACGACCCACGAGGCGTGCTGAGGGCCCAGGCGGCTGGACGGCAGGGTCTGATTGGCATTCTCGAAATTGTGGATGGCGAGGCCGATCTGCTTGAGGTGATTGGCGCACTGGGCGCGGCGGGCCGCCTCGCGTGCGGACTGGACCGCCGGCAGGAGCAGCGCGACGAGCACGCCGATGACGGCGATCACGACCAGCAACTCGATGAGCGTGAAGCCTGGACGCCGACGCATGCTCATGGCGATGAACTCCGGAACGGTGGATGGCCCGGGCGGGGAAGCCGGCCCGGACGAGTCGCGGCCGGCCTCCGGCGGGTTGTGTCGGAACCTGATCGGGTTTCTATGTCTATCACCCCGAAGCGAGTGGTTTCAAGCTTTTCCGCCGAAGAGTTTCGGATTCTTGGAGCGTCGCCGGGATGGATCGCGCCGCCCGTGAGCCGGCACGCGTCCCATTGCGACCACGCCGACGCCGATGGCGTCGCTCCGGGGGGAGGGTTACCTCGCCGTGCGAAGGCCCGGTAGAAGCCAGAGGCTCCCGGCGATCGACCGTGGCGCAGCCTGCCCCCTCGGGGCTGGATGTGCGGCATTCATCCCGGCCCGCAGGGCGCATGGAGCACCGGCGGGGATCCCGTAGCAAGCGGGCGGGATCCCCGCCGACCGCGAGGCAGCCTGGCCCTTCCGCCGGGGCGAGTCTCAGCCGTCCACGAGCTCCCTCGCGATGCGGTTCTGCTCCTCGATCACGGGCGGCAGGTCCAGCGTGGTGATCCGGCCGCGATCGACGACGACGCGGCCGTCGATCACCGTGTAGTCGGCGCGGACCGGCGAGCAGAAGACGGTGGCGGCCACCGGGTCGTGGAGGCCGCCGGCGTACTCGATGCGGTCGAGCTTGATCGCGAAGAAGTCGGCCCGCTTGCCCGGCTCGAGGGCCCCGATGTCGTCGCGCCCCAGGACGGCGGCGCCGCCCCGCGTCGCCATCTCGAGCACGTCCCGGGCCGACATCCAGCGCGACTTGTCGGCGGGGGGGCCGCCCGGCGTGAGGCTCAGCCTCGTCCGGGCCAGCAGCATCGCCATCCGCGCCTCGGCCAGCATGTGCGAGCCGTCGTTGCTCGCCGACCCGTCCACCCCCAGCCCCGTCCGGACGCCCGCCTTGCGGTACTTCCAGACCGGGGCCATCCCCGAGGCCAGCCGCATGTTCGACGACGGGCAGTGGGCCACGCCGCAGCCCGTCCGGGCGAAGGTGCTGATCTCGTCGTCGCTGATGTGGACGGCGTGGGCGAACCAGACGTCGTCGCCCACCCACCCGAAGCTCTCCATCAGCCCGACCGGCCGCACGCCGAAATTCTTGGTGGTGTATCGTTCCTCGTCCAGCGACTCGGCCAGGTGGGTGTGCAGGTGCACCTTGTAGGCCCGGGCCATCCTGGCCGACTCCTTCATCAGGGCGGGCGTCACCGAGAAGGGCGAGCAGGGGGCCAGGACGATCCGCGTCATCGCGCCGGGGGAGGAGTCGTGATAGGCCTCGAGGACGCGCCGGCAGTCCTTCAGGATGGCGGCCTCGTCCTCGACGCAGCTATCGGGGGGCAGCCCCCCCCTGGACTTGCCCAGCGACATGCTCCCGCGCGAGACGTGGAACCGCACGCCCATCTCCCGCGCGACGGGGATCTGATCGTCCACCCGGCAGCCGTTCGGGAAGACGTACGAATGGTCGAACACGGTGGTGCAGCCGGTGAGCACCAGCTCGGCCAGGCCGGCCTGGGTCGCCACCCTCAGCGCGCGGGGCGTCATCCGGGCCCACATCGTGTACAGGGTCGTGAGCCAGTTGAAGACGTTGCCGTCCTCGGCGGCGGGCACGACCCGGAAGAGCGTCTGATACAGGTGGTGGTGCGTGTTCACGAGCCCGGGCAGGACGACGTGGCCGCCCAGGTCGAGCACCTCGTCGGCCGTCGCGGGGAGCTCGGCGGTCGGCCCCACCTGCTCGATCCGGCCGTCGCGGATGAACATCCCGCCGCCGCGGATCTCCCTGCGGCCCGCGTCCATCGTGGCGAGGACCGTCGCGTTCTTCACCAGCATGGTCCGGGACCGGCCCGCGACGGGCCGAGCGGGGACGTCCTCCGCCCCCCGTGCGACGCCGGCGCCTATCGCCGCGAGGGCCACGGAGCCGGCCTCGCCGAGGAACCGTCGTCGCGTCGGATCGGGGTGACGTCCTTCATCCCGGCGGTGGTCGCCCGACGTCGGTGCGCGGTCATTCATCGCCCTTGGCTCCTCGGGTGGACATCATGGTCGCGGGCACCTCGCCCGCCGTGGGTGGCGGGACGAGGGCTTCAAGTGGGAATTTAGGACGCCTTCCCCGGGGTGCAACCGGGTAAAGACGGTTTCGGTCAGAAGAGCAGGATCATGCGGAGGGTCAGGGCGAAGGCCCCCGGGATGCCCTCGTGCCGCGCCGGGCTCGGGACGTACGTCAGGTTCGGCTGGAAGAGGAGGCCGTCGGCCATCTTCATCTGGTAGTACCACGTCAGGATCGTCTCATCCTTCCCGAGCGCGGTGGAGCGGAGGCTGACGCCCGGGGGCAGGGTGAAGAAGACGGAGCCCGCCTTCGGCTCGTCGTTCATGACGCCGTAGGCCAGGCCGAAGCCGACCGAGTCGTCGTCCCGCCCCGGGATCGGCCCGAAGTAGGTCAGGCCCATCCCGAAGTAGCGATGGGTGAACACGATGTCGGAGTTGGTCGCGCCGAATTGGAAGAACGAGGTCAGGCCGTTGTGATTCCGCCCGGGGGCCTCCCAGTAGAGCCGTTGCGAGGCGAAGAGGTAGACGCCGCCGGCGCCATCGACGACCTCGCCGCCGAGCCCTCGCAGCTTGCCGGTCTGCCCCCAGCCGCCGATCCCGAACTTGCCCGGCTTCTCGTCCGCGCCGATCCTCCAGTTGAAGCCGACCTCGCCGAGGTGCAGGGCATAGCCGTTGAAGTGGGGGCCCGTCAGGCCGGTCTGCACGCCACGGGCCAGGTTGCCGTCGAAGAGGCCGTACTGGGCGTAGACCTTGTTGTTCGGGACCAGCGAGGCCACGAGCCCGGTCGCCGAGTTGTAGTAGCCGGGCATCACGCCGAGCATCGTCGGGTTCACGAAGACCGGCGTGTACAGGACGCTGGAGATCGCCTGGATGGTCTCGGCGTTGTCCTGCAACGGCACGGCGCGCAGGACGTTGTTGAAGTCGAACGTCGGCACCGACTTGCCGATCCGGAAGACGAACTTCCTGTCGAACAGCTCCTGGCGGAACCAGAGCTGGTACAGCTCGGCCCGGCTGAGGGGCTGGGTGGCGACCAGGGAGTTGAAGCCCATGACGGTGCCGGCGAGGGCGTTGGGGTCGTTCTTGCCCTGCTCGATGCCGGCGATGTCGTAGCCGGGGCCGCCGGAGGTGAAGTAGAGGAACTGGGTGCCGAACAGGCCGCCCTCCCAGCCACCGAACTCCTCGGTGTCGATGGAGAGGTCGGCGAGCGTGAGGCTGTCGCCGGTCCACTTCCCGGGCCCCAGCCCGCCGGACAGGATGCCGTTGACGTCGCTGATGTTGATGCCGCCGACGCGGATGCCGTTGCGATTGACCCCGAGCACCTCGCCGAGCTTGCCGGTCCCCGTGACAAGGTTCACGGCGGCCGGATTGCCGCTGGTCGCATAGCCGCCCGTCAGGCCGGGCGGACCGGTCCCCCGCCTCCCGCTTCCCTCGTCAGGGGCGGACGCGGGGGCAACGGCCCCGGGAGCCCCCGCGACAGCCGGCCCGGTCCGGGCATCCGGCGGCCCGGGCAGCCCGGGCGAGCCGTCCCCGGGCTGGTCGGCGCTCGTCCGCACGACATCGGGGTCGAGGACCGCCGCGGCCCGCGGCCTCGCCACGGAGCGGCCCGACGCCGTCGACCTGGAAGCCGCGACGTCCTGGGCTGGGGAGTCAACCGAGTCCGAGGACCTCTCCGCGGCGCCGCGGGGCGTCGCGTGAGGCTCGGCGTACTTCCCGGCCGTCGAGCAGCCCGATACGGCAATCAGGATTGCGCCCCAAGCTCCAATCCTCGATCGCAACAGCATCCCGGCCCCCGGCGGCCAACGGCGACATTGACGGATATGGCGGTTTATCGGATCGCAGGCGGCCCATCATGAGCGGAATGAGGCGACGACCGGGACGGTAGGATGGAGTCAAACGAGATCCGGGACTCGGCGCCCCCGGCCTCGAGGGGACCTCGCAAGCCACTCCGGCGCACCTCGCCGCGGCGGCCGGGCCGGAACGTCGAAACGTCGACGGCCCGGCCCGCGCCCGCTCGCGGGCCTCGCATCGCCGCCGGAGCGCGTTCGTCACCAGCTCAGGACCCTTCCCGCTCACCCCGACGTCCCCGGCACGCGGCGGCCGAGGGCGTAGAACTGCTCGCGGGTGGACTCCTCGTCGAGGAAGCGCTGGCGGGCGCGGAGGAGGTCGCCGAGGGAGACGATGCCGAGCATGCGGCCGGGATCGTCCGGGGACACGACAGGCAGGCGCTTCACCGCGGAGCGGGCCATCCGCTCCGCGGCGACGCGGCACGAGTCGCCGGGGGAGATGGTGACGGCCGGGCGATCGATCAAGTCGTAGGCGATGACCGGGCCGACGCCGATCGCGTCGCCCTGGCCGCCGAGGTAGGCGCCGGTCCAGTGGTCGAGGAAGTTCGACCGGGTGATCACGCCGAGGAGCTTGCCGGCCGGGCCCACCACGGGATAGCCCGGGTGTCGGCCCGGTCCGCCGTCGAGGAAGTAGCGGGCCATCAGCTCGCGGACCGGGGTCGAGGCCGGCACGGCGACCACGTCGGCCGTCATGACCTCGCCGACGCTCAGGCGCTCGAGCGGGTCCACGGCGTACTCGCGGCTGATGTGGTAGCCCCGCCTCGCGACCTTCTCGGTGAGGATCGACCGCTTCATCACGAGCACCGTGAACCCGTGAGCGATCGTGGAGGCGATCAGCAGGGCGGGCAGCGTGTTGACGTCGTGGGTCAGCTCCAGGGCGAAGATCACGCTCGTCAGCGGCGACCGCATCGTCCCGCCGAGCGCCGCGGCCATGCTCACGAGCGGCCACAGGGCCCGGTCGGCCCCGGGCAGGAAGCCCGCCTCCAGCGCGCCCAGCGAGCCACCCATGATCAGCAACGGGGCGAGCACGCCCCCGGACGTCCCCGAGCCCAGCGCGACCGCCCAGATGACCGCCTTGACGACGATCAGGCCGGCGAGCAGGCGCGTGTCATAGCGCCCGGAGAGGAGATCCTCGATGATGTCGTAGCCGACGCCCAGCGCCCGGGGCTGGATCAGTCCGCCGATCCCCACGGCGAGCCCCCCGATCGACGGCCACCACATCCAGTGGAACGGCAGGCGGTGGAACGCGTCCTCGGCCGCGTAGACGGCCACCGTGAGCAGGAGCGCCAGCAGGCCGGCCAGCAGCCCGACCAGGACCGCACCGGCGAGGGCGGCCGTGGGCAAGGTCCCGTGCGCCGCCACCGGGAACATGGGCCCTGAGCCGAGCAGGTAGGGGCGAAGCAGCGCGGCGACCGCGCTGGCGAGGGCCACCGGGATGAGGCTCCGCGGCTTCCACTCGAAGAGCAGCAGCTCGACGGCCAGCAGCACGGCGGCCATGGGTGTGTTGAACGTCGCCGACATCCCGCCCGCCGCTCCGGCCACGAGCAGCGTCTTCCGCTCCGCCGCCGTGAGGTGGAATCCCTGGGCGATGAGCGACCCGATCGAGCCCCCGGTCATGATGATCGGCCCCTCGGCGCCGAACGGCCCGCCCGAGCCGATCGAGATCGCCGAT from Aquisphaera giovannonii includes these protein-coding regions:
- a CDS encoding carbohydrate porin; this translates as MNLVTGTGKLGEVLGVNRNGIRVGGINISDVNGILSGGLGPGKWTGDSLTLADLSIDTEEFGGWEGGLFGTQFLYFTSGGPGYDIAGIEQGKNDPNALAGTVMGFNSLVATQPLSRAELYQLWFRQELFDRKFVFRIGKSVPTFDFNNVLRAVPLQDNAETIQAISSVLYTPVFVNPTMLGVMPGYYNSATGLVASLVPNNKVYAQYGLFDGNLARGVQTGLTGPHFNGYALHLGEVGFNWRIGADEKPGKFGIGGWGQTGKLRGLGGEVVDGAGGVYLFASQRLYWEAPGRNHNGLTSFFQFGATNSDIVFTHRYFGMGLTYFGPIPGRDDDSVGFGLAYGVMNDEPKAGSVFFTLPPGVSLRSTALGKDETILTWYYQMKMADGLLFQPNLTYVPSPARHEGIPGAFALTLRMILLF
- a CDS encoding TetR/AcrR family transcriptional regulator gives rise to the protein MRKSREAAPESRGRIVKAAAREFREKGVVATGLADLMRAAGMTHGGFYKHFDSKDQLVAEAFADASEEMIGRMESQPTAGAAVAAYLSAPHRDNPASGCPLSAIGSELSRTDAKTRDAATAGFERLVDLLAARSPGKDARRRALVAASTMIGALTMSRVVSDPELSSEILDEVTKGLTGA
- a CDS encoding ABC transporter permease, with translation MSGRVGPGPMAATEWRMASRRWQGYALRSVTVMLLFGAMAPAWLEAPEGPGQEPTIRQQARAGNAAYQRTAILLLGLVGLAAPAATAGAVCQDKASGNLALLMATELRDAEIVLGKLAARLVPVLGVILCAAPVLVMETLLGGVDPIGIVGGLLVVLACAVFGCSLALTLSVWGGKAHEVLMATYAFGIVYLLAAPIWWCVRATLPASWLGPWLPSFWEVMRYNPIFLVLASVDGPSLPTAPVTIGTQAAFFGLGLGASALLIGLATWRIRPVAIRHLGRGDRAAGRRAWASRRSWGSIPGASRLERLTRRAWPGPSLDRNPVLWRECRRRRPSRWDLAVRGIYALLCGGFSAYAIAEMARGMPPVLRLGPVVNGLQVAAGLLLLCISAATSLAEERFRGSLDVLMASPLPTRAIVWGKWWGAFRSVPPLLILPAAVGLASSYGTGRSWAVVPLAALILAYGASITSLGLALATWLPRVGQASALTVGVYVFLSIAWIAFALSAFGEGPGDAGLGVAAGSPLVGVFFYSGLLDGKGLPYEFASQTIWTLFWAVAHGGIALALLLATLATFNRCLGRIDAPAILGEERGDGG
- a CDS encoding chloride channel protein, whose translation is MEKVVKEGGDFTAEFRLVGISAIAVAIGAVCALVALGLLRMIDVFTNLFYYQSLGFHAHPPAENTLGWWAVLVPVAGGLIIGLMARYGSERIRGHGIPEAMEAILIGKSRMSAKVAVLKPVASAISIGSGGPFGAEGPIIMTGGSIGSLIAQGFHLTAAERKTLLVAGAAGGMSATFNTPMAAVLLAVELLLFEWKPRSLIPVALASAVAALLRPYLLGSGPMFPVAAHGTLPTAALAGAVLVGLLAGLLALLLTVAVYAAEDAFHRLPFHWMWWPSIGGLAVGIGGLIQPRALGVGYDIIEDLLSGRYDTRLLAGLIVVKAVIWAVALGSGTSGGVLAPLLIMGGSLGALEAGFLPGADRALWPLVSMAAALGGTMRSPLTSVIFALELTHDVNTLPALLIASTIAHGFTVLVMKRSILTEKVARRGYHISREYAVDPLERLSVGEVMTADVVAVPASTPVRELMARYFLDGGPGRHPGYPVVGPAGKLLGVITRSNFLDHWTGAYLGGQGDAIGVGPVIAYDLIDRPAVTISPGDSCRVAAERMARSAVKRLPVVSPDDPGRMLGIVSLGDLLRARQRFLDEESTREQFYALGRRVPGTSG
- a CDS encoding 8-oxoguanine deaminase, with the protein product MLVKNATVLATMDAGRREIRGGGMFIRDGRIEQVGPTAELPATADEVLDLGGHVVLPGLVNTHHHLYQTLFRVVPAAEDGNVFNWLTTLYTMWARMTPRALRVATQAGLAELVLTGCTTVFDHSYVFPNGCRVDDQIPVAREMGVRFHVSRGSMSLGKSRGGLPPDSCVEDEAAILKDCRRVLEAYHDSSPGAMTRIVLAPCSPFSVTPALMKESARMARAYKVHLHTHLAESLDEERYTTKNFGVRPVGLMESFGWVGDDVWFAHAVHISDDEISTFARTGCGVAHCPSSNMRLASGMAPVWKYRKAGVRTGLGVDGSASNDGSHMLAEARMAMLLARTRLSLTPGGPPADKSRWMSARDVLEMATRGGAAVLGRDDIGALEPGKRADFFAIKLDRIEYAGGLHDPVAATVFCSPVRADYTVIDGRVVVDRGRITTLDLPPVIEEQNRIARELVDG
- a CDS encoding DUF1559 domain-containing protein, yielding MSMRRRPGFTLIELLVVIAVIGVLVALLLPAVQSAREAARRAQCANHLKQIGLAIHNFENANQTLPSSRLGPQHASWVVQILPYLEQNNLYNSWNLVNTYYLQGTTTQVTQLETFYCPSRRSPMLSTQYEVSSTGLPDTLEHPGSLGDYAANGGQYSGPIVDDPLCSGAICQADSKQADTGQIAETKSRTRLRDMTDGTSNTFLAGEKHVPRSKYGQSGFSWGDGAIFNGDFPRNYNRLAGFPRFSLGQGPDDLSGPWHCRFGSDHPGICMFTFSDGHVAVLKSSTPMEVLNKLSVRNDGQIVGEY